The following coding sequences lie in one Maribacter forsetii DSM 18668 genomic window:
- a CDS encoding pyruvate dehydrogenase complex E1 component subunit beta, with product MKTLQFRQAIAEAMSEEMRKDESIYLMGEEVAEYNGAYKASKGMLDEFGPKRVIDTPISELGFAGIGVGSTMTGNRPIIEFMTFNFALVGIDQIINNAAKIRQMSGGQFPCPIVFRGPTASAGQLAATHSQAFESWYANCPGLKVVVPSNPADAKGLLKAAIRDNDPVIFMESEQMYGDKGEVPEGDYTIPLGVADIRREGKDVTIVSFGKIIKEADKAADELEKEGISCEIIDLRTVKPLDYEAILKSVKKTNRLVVLEEAWPFGNVATEITYHIQAHAFDYLDAPVVKINTADTPAPYSPVLLEEWLPNHKDVVNAVKKVLYK from the coding sequence ATGAAAACACTACAATTTAGGCAAGCAATAGCCGAGGCCATGTCCGAAGAAATGAGGAAGGATGAATCTATCTATTTAATGGGTGAAGAGGTAGCGGAATACAATGGCGCATATAAGGCTTCCAAAGGGATGTTGGACGAGTTTGGTCCTAAGAGGGTTATTGATACTCCAATATCAGAACTTGGTTTTGCAGGAATAGGTGTTGGTTCTACCATGACGGGGAATAGACCTATTATAGAGTTCATGACTTTCAACTTTGCGTTGGTAGGTATAGATCAAATTATAAACAATGCTGCTAAGATCAGACAAATGTCCGGTGGGCAATTTCCTTGTCCTATAGTATTTAGAGGACCTACAGCTTCTGCAGGTCAATTGGCGGCAACGCACTCACAAGCTTTTGAGAGTTGGTACGCTAACTGCCCGGGATTAAAAGTAGTGGTACCTTCTAATCCGGCAGACGCAAAAGGATTATTAAAAGCGGCTATACGTGATAATGATCCAGTAATATTTATGGAGTCTGAGCAAATGTATGGTGATAAAGGTGAAGTGCCAGAGGGTGACTACACTATTCCATTAGGGGTGGCAGACATTCGTAGAGAAGGTAAAGATGTTACTATCGTTTCTTTTGGTAAGATTATCAAGGAAGCTGATAAAGCTGCAGATGAATTAGAGAAAGAAGGAATTAGCTGTGAGATCATTGATTTACGTACGGTAAAGCCATTGGATTACGAAGCTATTTTAAAATCAGTTAAGAAAACGAACCGATTGGTAGTATTAGAGGAAGCTTGGCCATTTGGTAACGTAGCAACTGAAATTACATATCATATACAAGCACATGCATTTGATTATTTAGATGCTCCTGTTGTTAAGATAAACACGGCAGATACGCCAGCACCATATTCTCCTGTATTATTAGAGGAGTGGTTACCAAACCATAAAGATGTGGTAAACGCTGTTAAAAAAGTTTTATACAAATAA
- a CDS encoding electron transfer flavoprotein subunit beta/FixA family protein produces MKILVCISNVPDTTSKINFTDGDTKFDTNGVQFVINPNDEFGLTRAMWFKEKQGATVHIATVGGPTVEPTMRKALAIGADEAFRINTEPTDGFSVAQQLAEIVKNGGYDLVIGGRESIDYNGGMVPGILASLTNMNFINSCISLEIDGNNVTAVREIDGGKEKLSSSLPLVVGGQKGLVEESDLRIPNMRGIMMARKKALTVVEPVDAIKATEDKKFDKPAPKGQVKLADSVDQLVDLLHNEAKVI; encoded by the coding sequence ATGAAGATATTAGTTTGCATAAGTAATGTACCAGACACTACGTCTAAAATAAATTTCACGGATGGCGATACAAAATTTGACACCAATGGTGTACAGTTTGTAATTAACCCGAATGATGAATTCGGATTAACAAGAGCTATGTGGTTTAAAGAAAAACAAGGCGCTACAGTGCATATTGCTACTGTTGGCGGACCAACTGTTGAACCCACAATGCGTAAGGCACTTGCTATTGGCGCAGATGAAGCTTTTAGAATTAATACAGAACCTACAGACGGATTTTCTGTTGCTCAACAATTAGCAGAAATTGTCAAAAACGGTGGTTATGATTTAGTTATTGGCGGTAGAGAATCTATTGATTACAATGGCGGAATGGTACCTGGAATTTTAGCTTCTTTGACAAATATGAATTTCATCAATTCATGTATTAGTCTTGAAATTGACGGTAATAATGTTACTGCAGTTAGAGAAATAGACGGAGGAAAAGAAAAGTTGAGCAGCTCTCTACCTTTAGTAGTAGGTGGCCAAAAAGGTCTTGTTGAAGAAAGTGATCTTCGTATTCCTAATATGCGTGGTATTATGATGGCAAGAAAAAAGGCATTAACGGTTGTTGAACCTGTAGATGCTATTAAAGCTACCGAAGACAAAAAATTCGACAAACCGGCTCCAAAAGGTCAAGTTAAACTTGCCGACAGTGTAGATCAATTGGTTGATCTACTACATAATGAAGCCAAAGTCATTTAA
- a CDS encoding DUF5686 family protein, translating to MRGIFFTFLSLCFFIAQGQTKIGGIVIDEQGDPVSFANVFFKNSTEGTITNDDGRFYLESENEYTTVVISFIGYTDYELQLDAKVAYDLKITMVEAAEQLNEVVLIAGKQSKKNNPAVDILRKIWEKKRQNGVRQFNQYAFDKYEKVEFDLNTIDSSLIKSKLFKGLEFVFQDLDTSRITGKTYLPIFLNETFSKIYGDNKLKEEKEEVLGNKNSGFENNQAIIAFVQDLYQEYDVYNNYLKFFDKSFTSPLSKTGVDVYNYALRDSAFIDNKWCYNIVYYPRRKNELTFKGDFWVNDSTWAVKNINLQVTKSANINWVKEIYIEQDFEVMNDSVFLLKRDYMLSDFSFNKKEESRGLYGKRTSVYDNYEFDKVKPKEVYRKDRNPLDVTQIIREDSFWEKNRLESLNKDEQGIYKLLDTLKTVPKFKTYYNFVSILGSGYVEVDKWNLDLGSVYDFFGYNTAEGARIRLGARTYYGQNDLWRVEGYTAYGFKDHKFKHGLAGKMLLDQNSRLIVSGGNRRDIEQLGVSLTATNDVLGRSIASSSLLTVGANNRLTNINLSALNFEIEPLTNLKLSVGGTFRTLSSALPNDFSLDYVNPESPTGVSSEIRQFDFNALVLYTPGKKTIGFGVERRDVNDTYSTLLLNYTKGTKGVLNSDFDYSKLQFSYSQPWQLGGFGRLLSTVELGKTFGEVPLGLLSVVPGNQTFFSNYGTFPNLDFYEFVTDTYAAVHLQHNFNGRFFSRIPFLRKYNLREIVALRGVWGDLSDENIALSAPATVNTPLRAPSEKIYYEYSFGIGNIFKVFRLDFNFRGNYLENPDARKFGVTGTFGFVF from the coding sequence ATGAGAGGAATATTTTTCACATTTTTAAGTCTATGTTTCTTCATAGCTCAAGGTCAGACCAAAATTGGGGGTATTGTCATTGACGAGCAAGGCGATCCTGTTTCCTTTGCGAATGTATTCTTTAAAAATTCTACTGAGGGTACCATTACTAATGATGATGGTAGGTTTTATCTAGAGTCTGAAAATGAATATACTACTGTTGTTATATCATTTATTGGCTATACGGATTATGAACTTCAGTTAGATGCTAAAGTTGCCTATGATCTAAAAATAACCATGGTAGAGGCTGCTGAACAGTTAAATGAGGTGGTTTTAATAGCGGGTAAACAATCTAAAAAGAATAATCCTGCAGTAGATATTCTCCGTAAAATCTGGGAAAAGAAGCGTCAAAACGGGGTTAGGCAGTTTAATCAATATGCTTTTGATAAGTATGAAAAGGTTGAATTCGATTTAAATACTATTGATAGTTCATTAATAAAAAGTAAACTCTTTAAAGGTTTAGAGTTTGTATTCCAAGATTTAGATACTTCTAGAATTACCGGTAAAACCTATTTACCCATTTTCTTGAATGAGACTTTTTCTAAAATATATGGTGATAATAAGCTTAAAGAAGAGAAAGAAGAAGTTTTAGGAAATAAGAATTCCGGTTTTGAAAACAACCAAGCTATAATTGCGTTTGTACAAGATTTATATCAGGAATATGATGTCTATAATAATTACTTAAAATTCTTCGATAAAAGTTTTACTAGTCCCTTATCAAAAACAGGTGTTGATGTGTATAATTATGCCCTTAGGGATAGTGCATTTATAGATAATAAGTGGTGCTATAATATTGTCTACTATCCACGTCGTAAAAATGAACTGACCTTTAAAGGCGATTTTTGGGTGAATGATTCTACTTGGGCGGTAAAAAATATCAATTTACAGGTTACCAAAAGTGCTAATATCAACTGGGTTAAAGAAATCTATATTGAACAAGATTTCGAGGTAATGAACGATTCTGTGTTTCTCCTGAAACGAGATTATATGTTGAGTGATTTCAGTTTCAATAAAAAAGAAGAATCACGCGGGCTCTATGGTAAGCGAACCTCTGTGTATGATAACTATGAGTTCGATAAAGTGAAGCCTAAAGAGGTGTATAGAAAAGATCGTAATCCTTTAGATGTAACCCAGATTATAAGAGAAGATTCATTTTGGGAAAAGAATAGGTTAGAGAGTTTAAATAAAGACGAACAGGGTATTTATAAATTGCTAGATACACTTAAAACGGTTCCTAAATTTAAAACATATTACAATTTTGTAAGTATTTTAGGTTCAGGATATGTTGAAGTCGATAAATGGAATTTAGATTTAGGGTCTGTCTATGATTTCTTTGGATATAATACTGCTGAAGGAGCAAGGATTCGACTAGGTGCAAGAACTTACTATGGTCAAAATGACCTTTGGCGTGTAGAAGGTTATACGGCATACGGCTTCAAAGATCACAAATTCAAACACGGTTTGGCCGGTAAGATGCTTCTGGATCAGAATAGCAGGTTAATAGTCTCTGGTGGTAATCGTAGGGATATAGAGCAGCTGGGTGTCAGCTTAACAGCAACAAATGATGTTTTGGGTAGAAGTATAGCATCTTCATCTTTATTGACCGTAGGGGCAAACAATAGACTTACAAATATTAATTTAAGTGCCCTTAATTTTGAAATAGAACCATTGACCAATTTAAAATTATCTGTAGGTGGTACGTTTAGAACTTTGAGTTCTGCGTTGCCTAATGATTTTAGTTTGGATTATGTAAATCCAGAATCTCCAACAGGTGTTTCTTCAGAGATAAGACAATTCGATTTTAATGCCCTGGTGCTCTACACGCCCGGCAAGAAAACAATTGGGTTTGGTGTAGAGCGTAGAGATGTCAATGATACATATAGTACTTTATTGCTAAATTACACCAAAGGGACAAAAGGAGTGTTGAATAGTGATTTCGATTACAGTAAACTCCAATTTTCATATAGCCAACCATGGCAACTAGGTGGTTTTGGTAGATTGTTGAGTACAGTAGAATTAGGTAAAACATTTGGCGAAGTACCTTTAGGACTTTTAAGTGTAGTGCCGGGTAACCAAACCTTTTTCTCTAACTATGGTACATTTCCCAATTTAGATTTTTACGAGTTTGTAACAGATACTTACGCAGCGGTACATTTGCAACATAATTTCAATGGTCGTTTCTTCTCTAGAATCCCATTTTTAAGAAAATATAACTTAAGGGAAATTGTTGCCTTGCGTGGCGTATGGGGAGATTTGTCTGATGAGAATATAGCTTTGAGCGCACCTGCAACGGTAAATACACCGTTACGTGCGCCATCGGAAAAAATATACTATGAGTATTCTTTTGGGATAGGAAACATCTTTAAAGTATTCAGATTAGATTTCAATTTTAGAGGAAATTATTTAGAAAATCCCGATGCAAGAAAGTTCGGAGTTACAGGAACTTTTGGATTTGTCTTTTAA